A genomic window from Flavobacterium hankyongi includes:
- a CDS encoding DUF4270 domain-containing protein — MINNQFLKGLAIAFMALFVVSCDKDYNSIGSDIVGNEHFTFGDGELFGVRAYSQKTGAIQTNNLPLNQLGVLNSPTFGLTKAHFVTQLEMVTANPEFDASAAIDSVVLTVPYFSKKVETEASGRSIYKLDSVYGWSISNKMDLRVYENGYYLKEFDPNNNFGVQKYYSDEKALFSSNKIGTTTPNNPNMDNRLNDWIDPNPKDPTRLNDDKRENLLFYPNEREYVKYKVNESFVQTTEIESRNSPRLRMKLNEKHFKDKIINAPAGKLVNNSVFKEYFRGLYFEIEGSSGALMTLNFKQGDVTIYYKQNKSATSTDKVMKEFRFNLLGNTVNVHENTFDAGYVSALNAPIDPVEGSSSLYIKGGEGSGAFISILNDQEKAKLKGNIINGAFLTFSIDRSKMGTSTEPNRVSLYNADSNIPLYDFYFDGTTNASDPKTNKYVYGGMIEKEAVGSDKKGVRYKINITEHVNNVVNKDSTNVKLGLIVNENINYVGNSFIRTSFNTPNPDNKKVDRFPSNSVMSPLGTVLYGTHSSVPVDKRVQFKVYYTKPN; from the coding sequence ATGATAAATAATCAATTTTTAAAAGGCCTAGCAATTGCTTTTATGGCTTTATTTGTAGTTTCTTGTGATAAAGATTACAATTCTATTGGGTCAGATATTGTAGGAAATGAGCATTTTACTTTTGGTGATGGTGAGTTGTTTGGTGTAAGGGCTTACAGCCAAAAAACTGGAGCCATTCAAACAAATAATTTACCACTAAATCAGTTAGGAGTACTTAATAGTCCAACTTTCGGACTTACTAAAGCTCATTTTGTGACTCAGTTAGAAATGGTCACGGCTAACCCAGAGTTTGATGCAAGTGCAGCTATAGATAGTGTCGTGCTTACGGTACCATATTTTAGTAAAAAAGTAGAAACCGAGGCGTCAGGAAGATCAATTTATAAGCTTGATTCTGTTTATGGATGGTCAATCTCCAATAAAATGGATTTAAGGGTTTATGAAAACGGATATTATTTAAAGGAATTTGATCCTAATAATAATTTTGGAGTGCAAAAATATTATTCAGATGAAAAGGCTTTGTTTAGTAGTAACAAAATAGGTACTACAACTCCTAATAATCCTAATATGGATAATAGGCTTAATGATTGGATCGATCCAAACCCAAAAGATCCTACAAGGCTTAATGATGATAAAAGAGAAAATTTATTGTTTTATCCTAATGAAAGAGAATATGTAAAGTACAAGGTTAATGAAAGTTTTGTGCAAACTACTGAAATTGAGTCTAGAAATTCTCCAAGGTTAAGAATGAAGCTTAATGAAAAACATTTTAAGGATAAAATTATTAATGCACCTGCAGGGAAATTAGTCAATAACAGTGTTTTTAAAGAGTACTTCAGAGGTTTGTATTTTGAGATAGAAGGTTCTAGTGGAGCTTTAATGACGCTTAATTTCAAGCAAGGAGATGTGACCATTTATTATAAACAAAATAAATCGGCTACTTCTACAGATAAGGTTATGAAAGAGTTTAGATTCAATCTTTTAGGGAATACTGTTAATGTGCATGAAAATACTTTTGATGCTGGTTATGTGAGTGCATTAAATGCTCCTATAGATCCAGTGGAAGGTTCTTCTTCTCTTTATATAAAAGGTGGTGAAGGGTCAGGCGCTTTTATAAGTATTTTAAATGATCAAGAGAAGGCTAAGCTTAAAGGGAATATAATTAATGGTGCTTTTTTAACTTTTTCAATAGATAGATCGAAAATGGGGACTTCCACAGAACCTAATAGGGTTTCTCTTTACAATGCAGATAGTAATATACCTCTATATGACTTTTATTTTGATGGTACAACGAATGCTTCTGATCCTAAGACAAATAAATATGTTTATGGAGGGATGATTGAAAAAGAAGCTGTCGGCTCTGATAAGAAGGGTGTACGTTATAAGATTAATATAACCGAACACGTTAACAACGTCGTCAATAAAGACTCTACTAATGTTAAACTCGGATTAATTGTAAATGAGAATATCAATTATGTAGGGAATTCTTTTATAAGAACATCTTTTAATACTCCTAATCCTGATAATAAAAAGGTAGATAGATTTCCATCAAATTCAGTAATGAGTCCTCTTGGAACAGTTTTATATGGTACACATTCATCAGTTCCTGTGGATAAAAGAGTACAATTTAAAGTTTATTATACAAAACCTAATTAA
- the glmS gene encoding glutamine--fructose-6-phosphate transaminase (isomerizing), translating to MCGIVGYIGHREAYPIVIKGLKRLEYRGYDSAGVVLYDGKDLKLSKTKGKVTDLEERAAKEITFNGTIGIGHTRWATHGVPNDVNSHPHVSNSGNLVIVHNGIIENYEPLKKELINRGYTFKSDTDTEVLINLIEEVQKKENIKLGKAVQIALNQVVGAYAICVFDRNNPDEIVVARLGSPLAIGLGENEFFIASDASPFIEYTSNAIYLEDEEMAIVRLHKPLKIRKIKDDSLVDPYVQELQMNLEQIEKGGYDHFMMKEIYEQPNVIKDTYRGRLHANEGLIKMAGVDDNIERFSNAQRILIVACGTSWHAGLVAEYIFEEFARIPVEVEYASEFRYRNPIIGDKDVLIAISQSGETADTLAAIKLAKEKGAFVFGVCNVVGSSISRETHAGAYTHAGPEIGVASTKAFTTQITVLTMIALRLAKLKGTLSNSDYHRYLSELEMIPEKVQEALQTNDMTKQIASVYKDATNCLYLGRGYNFPVALEGALKLKEISYIHAEGYPAAEMKHGPIALIDEQMPVIVIAPKQGHYDKVVSNVQEIKSRSGKIIAVVTKGDEQVRALADHVIEIPETSDALSPLVTTIPLQLLSYHIAVMRGCNVDQPRNLAKSVTVE from the coding sequence ATGTGTGGAATAGTAGGTTATATAGGTCATAGAGAAGCTTATCCTATTGTGATCAAAGGATTAAAGCGACTGGAATATAGAGGTTATGACAGTGCTGGTGTGGTGCTTTATGATGGTAAAGATTTAAAACTATCTAAAACAAAAGGAAAGGTTACTGATTTAGAAGAAAGAGCTGCTAAAGAAATTACTTTCAATGGTACAATTGGTATTGGTCATACAAGATGGGCTACACATGGAGTTCCTAATGACGTGAATTCGCATCCACATGTTTCAAATTCTGGCAATCTAGTTATTGTACATAATGGAATTATTGAAAATTATGAGCCACTTAAAAAAGAATTAATAAATAGAGGTTATACATTCAAATCTGACACAGACACTGAGGTTTTAATTAATCTTATCGAAGAAGTTCAGAAAAAAGAAAACATAAAACTTGGTAAAGCAGTGCAAATTGCGTTAAATCAAGTTGTTGGTGCTTATGCTATTTGTGTTTTTGATAGAAATAATCCAGATGAAATAGTTGTGGCTCGTTTAGGTAGTCCATTAGCTATTGGTTTGGGGGAAAATGAATTTTTTATAGCATCAGATGCTTCTCCATTTATTGAGTATACATCAAATGCAATTTATCTTGAAGATGAGGAAATGGCAATTGTTAGATTGCATAAGCCTCTTAAAATTCGTAAAATAAAAGATGATTCATTAGTTGATCCTTATGTCCAAGAGCTTCAAATGAACTTGGAGCAAATTGAAAAAGGCGGGTATGATCATTTTATGATGAAAGAAATCTATGAGCAACCAAATGTAATTAAGGATACTTATAGAGGACGTCTTCATGCAAATGAAGGATTGATAAAAATGGCGGGAGTCGACGATAATATAGAGCGTTTTTCAAATGCTCAACGTATCTTGATTGTTGCATGTGGTACATCATGGCATGCTGGTCTAGTAGCGGAATATATTTTTGAAGAATTTGCTAGAATCCCTGTAGAAGTTGAATATGCATCAGAATTCAGATATAGAAATCCTATCATTGGAGATAAAGATGTTTTAATTGCAATTTCGCAATCAGGAGAAACCGCAGATACATTAGCGGCAATTAAATTAGCTAAAGAAAAAGGAGCATTTGTTTTTGGCGTTTGTAATGTAGTTGGTTCTTCTATTTCAAGAGAAACTCATGCTGGGGCATATACACACGCTGGACCTGAAATTGGTGTAGCGTCTACCAAAGCTTTTACGACTCAAATTACGGTACTTACAATGATTGCTCTTCGTTTGGCAAAATTGAAAGGCACTTTGTCAAATTCTGATTATCATAGATATCTATCTGAATTAGAAATGATACCTGAAAAAGTACAGGAAGCACTTCAAACTAATGACATGACTAAGCAAATTGCCTCTGTTTATAAAGACGCGACTAATTGTTTGTATTTAGGAAGAGGATATAACTTTCCAGTAGCATTAGAAGGAGCATTAAAACTTAAAGAGATATCATACATTCATGCTGAGGGGTATCCAGCAGCTGAAATGAAACACGGTCCAATTGCTCTAATTGATGAACAAATGCCAGTAATTGTTATTGCGCCTAAGCAAGGACATTATGATAAAGTTGTGAGTAACGTTCAAGAAATCAAGTCAAGAAGCGGTAAAATTATCGCGGTAGTAACAAAAGGTGATGAACAGGTAAGAGCCTTAGCTGATCATGTTATTGAAATTCCTGAAACTTCAGATGCATTATCGCCATTAGTTACAACAATTCCATTGCAGTTGTTGTCATATCATATTGCTGTGATGAGAGGTTGTAATGTAGATCAACCTAGAAACCTTGCAAAATCAGTTACTGTGGAGTAA